One region of Solanum pennellii chromosome 6, SPENNV200 genomic DNA includes:
- the LOC107022530 gene encoding serine/threonine-protein kinase HT1-like: MILEHDKIESLEVFKEDQDEWTVDLSWLFIGNKFASSSHSRIYKGIYKEREVLLIMVRIPTHKEETGAKLEQQFKAEVHLLLRLYNLNILQDEL, from the coding sequence ATGATATTAGAGCATGATAAAATTGAAAGTTTGGAAGTTTTTAAAGAGGATCAAGACGAATGGACAGTTGATTTGTCTTGGTTGTTTATAGGTAACAAGTTTGCTTCTAGTTCACATAGCAGGATTTATAAAGGAATTTACAAAGAAAGAGAAGTTCTTTTGATAATGGTGAGGATTCCAACTCATAAGGAGGAAACAGGAGCTAAGCTTGAACAACAGTTCAAGGCTGAGGTTCATCTGCTTTTGCGTTTGTATAATCTCAACATTTTGCAG